The following proteins are co-located in the Dromiciops gliroides isolate mDroGli1 chromosome 2, mDroGli1.pri, whole genome shotgun sequence genome:
- the LOC122742344 gene encoding LOW QUALITY PROTEIN: selenocysteine insertion sequence-binding protein 2-like (The sequence of the model RefSeq protein was modified relative to this genomic sequence to represent the inferred CDS: deleted 1 base in 1 codon; substituted 2 bases at 2 genomic stop codons) has product MVRILRCMCLSXLRNYMLSICSGTTCDQSVCSVLGSQYDYNHPKCYNNVQIVKSINEQNCSLPEETKSLFKKRMTFDEQKLNSKGTEGNSSSDIKSAKGPHQISTHTEGGSKSDIYHKHADRKPKTSQKNVPSSKPEFELKLLDFPKLQGSENSDIPELQKQPKWGPLSSTASDISLIREMVKPTLSKEELVVKAETTASEPDTNTPSSTRELSWTPMGYVIRPTTTETPALKNVTSLVNTKKNGLSVTPKKVTTSFSSPEVLTTNAYNKGKQIVRDPKKTKTNNVGEIDQEEIRKNKKKKKKPKANYETLTVQEPPRIEDTEEFPNLAIASERKNRPQSSKFHSKQQPETTTKKFGKKSQIPVKLDLGGMLAALEKKQHSQNSKQSSKPVAVSVGAVLVLSKELATSAKNHRLNQVMSPHNPLDSSSPLIKKGKQREVPKAKKPTSLKKIILKEREERKQNHLLEQLSVPAFAQRTEQDLANNVNSQSSDQVARPDFEQIEEKEDSVPDSSTVEVENTSEEPXIDNHELQQDAEVSPIVTQPVSPLPKIHRRRFRDYCSQMLSKEVDDFVMDLLKELVRFQDRMYQKDPVKAKTKCRLVMGLREVLKHLKLRKLKCVIISPNCEKSKSKGGLDETLHTIINYVCEQNVPFVFALNRKALGWSVNKAVPVSVVGIFSYDGAQDQFHKMIELTMEARQAYKVMLSTFFNEALETENPISLLLTPQGESCSSEHSKTADKTKEEEPNYIKIWKKNLEEYSPYALELEQTSTTEMLNLNL; this is encoded by the exons ATGGTCAGAATCCTCAGATGCATGTGTCTTTCCTAACTTCGCAACTACATGCTATCCATTTGTTCAGGAACTACCTGTGAC CAAAGTGTTTGTTCAGTTCTTGGCTCACAGTATGATTATAACCACCCTAAATGTTATAATAATGTGCAAATAGTTAAATCCATAAATGAACAAAATTGTTCTCTCCCAGAAGAAACTAAAAGCCTGTTTAAGAAAAGAATGACGTTTGATGAGCAAAAATTAAACAGTAAAGGGACTGAAGGAAATTCATCCTCTGATATAAAATCAGCTAAAGGTCCCCATCAGATTTCTACTCACACTGAAGGTGGTTCAAAATCAGACATTTATCATAAGCATGCAGACAGGAAACCTAAAACCAGCCAAAAAAATGTACCTTCTTCCaaacctgaatttgaacttaagCTGTTGGATTTTCCTAAACTACAAGGTTCTGAGAACAGTGACATACCAGAATTACAAAAGCAACCCAAGTGGGGACCTTTGAGCTCCACTGCTAGTGATATATCCCTCATTAGAGAAATGGTGAAACCTACATTATCAAAGGAAGAATTAGTTGTGAAAGCTGAAACAACTGCATCTGAGCCTGACACTAATACCCCCTCTTCTACAAGAGAGCTATCTTGGACACCAATGGGTTATGTCATTCGGCCAACAACCACTGAAACACCAGCCCTTAAAAATGTTACTTCACTGgtaaacacaaagaaaaatggtTTATCAGTAACCCCTAAGAAAGTTACCACATCATTTTCATCACCTGAAGTTCTAACTACCAATGCTtacaataaaggaaaacaaatagttCGGGAtcctaaaaagacaaaaaccaacaaTGTGGGTGAAATTGACcaggaagaaataagaaagaacaaaaaaaagaaaaagaagcctaaAGCAAATTATGAAACTCTTACAGTCCAAGAGCCACCAAGGATTGAAGATACTGAAGAGTTTCCTAATCTGGCTATTGcttctgaaagaaaaaaca GACCACAGTCATCAAAATTTCACTCTAAACAGCAACCAGAGACTACTACAAAAAAGTTTGGGAAGAAGAGTCAAATTCCAGTGAAGTTGGATTTGGGAGGAATGCTGGCTGCATTGGAAAAAAAGCAGCATTCACAGAATTCAAAACAGTCTTCCAAACCTGTTGCAGTTTCTGTTGGTGCAGTACTAGTACTTTCCAAAGAATTAGCAACATCAGCGAAAAATCACCGGTTAAATCAAGTGATGTCTCCTCATAATCCGCTGGATTCTAGTTCTCCCTTAATAAAGAAGGGCAAGCAAAGGGAAGTCCCAAAGGCCAAAAAGCCAACATCCCTGAAGAAGATTATTTTGAAAGAGcgagaagaaagaaaacagaaccatCTCTTAGAACAGCTTTCAGTTCCAGCATTTGCTCAGAGGACTgagcaagatttggcaaataaTGTTAACAGTCAATCATCTGACCAGGTTGCCCGGCCAGATTTTGAGCaaatagaggaaaaagaagactCAGTCCCTGATTCTTCTACTGTCGAAGTGGAAAATACATCAGAAGAGCCC TAGATAGATAATCATGAACTCCAACAGGATGCAGAAGTTTCCCCCATTGTTACACAGCCAGTTTCTCCTTTACCAAAGATCCATAGAAGGAGATTTAGAGATTACTGCAGTCAAATGCTTAGTAAAGAAGTTGATGACTTTGTGATGGATCTTCTTAAAGAACTGGTTCGATTTCAAGATCGTATGTATCAGAAAGATCCAGTAAAAGCAAAGACAAAATGCCGGCTTGTGATGGGACTCAGAGAAGTGCTCAAACATCTGAAACTCAGAAAACTAAAATGTGTTATTATTTCTCCAAACTGTGAAAAGAGCAAATCAAAAGGTGGGTTGGATGAGACATTGCATACCATTATCAATTATGTCTGTGAACAGAATGTCCCATTTGTGTTTGCTCTCAATCGAAAAGCTTTGGGATGGAGTGTAAACAAAGCAGTACCAGTCAGTGTGGTAGGAATTTTCAGCTATGATGGTGCACAGGATCAATTTCACAAAATGATAGAGCTTACAATGGAAGCCAGACAGGCATATAAGGTTATGCTatcaacttttttt aatgaagcaCTAGAGACAGAGAATCCTATATCTCTCTTGCTTACTCCGCAGGGTGAAAGTTGCTCTTCAGAACATAGTAAAACAGCCGAtaaaacaaaagaggaagaaccaaattatattaaaatctggaagaaaaatctggaagagTATAGTCCATATGCACTGGAATTAGAGCAGACTTCAACCACTGaaatgctgaatttgaatttatga